A stretch of Penaeus vannamei isolate JL-2024 chromosome 18, ASM4276789v1, whole genome shotgun sequence DNA encodes these proteins:
- the LOC113807718 gene encoding juvenile hormone esterase: protein MLPVLVAMAVLAPAGVAGGDAAPVVAVAGGRVAGATETSTKGREFHAYYGVPFARPPLGELRLKDPVTAESWEGVRDGSKKPSPCLLVPFGATVMGITLTPEELHGDEDCLYLNVFMPKRDEPAERLPVMVWIHGGGFFAGGAHEYLPHVLMNHDIVLVVVQYRLGILGFLSTEDEVMPGNFGMKDQVMALHWVQENIHSFGGDADRVTIFGESAGGASVHLHMLSPMSKGLFSGVIMQSGSALAPWAHREEFRSVAEEVSRSVGCGKGLGSQGILACLQQKDGRKLAASFQDFLKWFILPLVTAPRVDGDFLPDDPARLMRDGDVHRVNLMAGITRDDGAIVTQPLIFREDQLDVLRENFSVVGPISMMEPMVPDPIEFCTRIYQHYLGDLTFDLDRMEDLTRLYTDYTFGIPHDLTTLTHARVPGVATYRYELKHRAELSFGDFCETDKGRHWIPHADDLFYLFAGGPLLAPDHLAGRPSDLRRQDDLRLRDIITTLWTNFAATGNPTPDDALGFKWEAATEDDLRYLALTPSPAMEADQRQEVRDFHASLPTKMNQILHPDRVISGKKSSHSSQDEL from the exons ATGTTGCCTGTGCTCGTAGCGATGGCGGTTCTGGCGCCGGCGGGCGTGGCGGGTGGCGACGCCGCGCccgtggtggcggtggcgggcgggcgggtggcggGCGCGACGGAGACCTCCACGAAGGGCAGGGAATTCCACGCCTACTACGGCGTCCCCTTCGCCAGGCCGCCCCTGGGGGAGCTCAGGCTCAAG GACCCGGTGACGGCAGAGAGCTGGGAGGGCGTGCGAGACGGGTCCAAGaagccctccccctgcctcctcgtGCCCTTCGGCGCCACCGTCATGGGCATCACTCTGACCCCGGAGGAGCTGCATGGCGATGAGGACTGTCTCTACCTGAACGTCTTCATGCCAAAG AGAGACGAGCCCGCCGAGAGACTTCCCGTAATGGTTTGGATCCACGGGGGAGGATTCTTCGCTGGCGGCGCCCACGAGTACCTGCCTCACGTCCTCATGAACCACGACATTGTGCTGGTAGTTGTGCAGTACAGACTCGGCATCCTGG GATTCTTGTCCACGGAGGACGAGGTGATGCCCGGGAATTTCGGCATGAAGGACCAGGTCATGGCCCTCCACTGGGTGCAGGAGAACATCCACAGCTTCGGGGGCGACGCCGACAGGGTCACCATCTTCGGGGAGAGCGCGGGCGGCGCCTCCGTCCACCTGCACATGCTGTCGCCCATGtccaaag GCCTCTTTTCTGGCGTTATCATGCAGTCAGGGTCAGCACTAGCGCCGTGGGCTCACCGAGAAGAGTTCAGATCCGTGGCGGAGGAAGTGAGTCGATCTGTCGGGTGCGGAAAAGGCCTCGGCAGCCAGGGGATCCTTGCTTGTCTCCAGCAGAAGGATGGTCGCAAGTTGGCCGCCAGCTTCCAGGATTTTTTG AAATGGTTCATCTTGCCTTTGGTCACTGCACCTCGCGTTGACGGCGATTTCCTGCCTGACGATCCCGCGCGTCTGATGCGTGACGGGGACGTCCATCGCGTGAATCTCATGGCTGGAATCACACGGGACGATGGAGCTATTGTAACGCAAC CCTTGATATTCCGCGAAGACCAGCTAGATGTCTTGCGAGAGAACTTCTCCGTCGTCGGCCCCATCAGTATGATGGAGCCGATGGTGCCAGATCCCATTGAGTTTTGCACCAGGATTTACCAGCACTATCTTGGCGACTTGACTTTCGATCTTGACCGCATGGAAGATCTCAcacgg TTATATACGGACTACACTTTCGGGATTCCACACGACCTGACGACCCTAACCCACGCTCGGGTTCCCGGAGTCGCCACCTACCGCTACGAGCTCAAGCACCGAGCCGAGTTGTCCTTCGGAGATTTCTgcgagacagacaaagggagacacT ggATTCCTCACGCTGACGACCTGTTCTACCTGTTCGCCGGCGGGCCGCTTCTCGCCCCCGACCACCTGGCCGGCCGCCCCTCGGACCTGCGGCGCCAAGACGACCTGCGCCTCAGGGACATCATCACGACCCTGTGGACCAACTTCGCTGCTACGGG caaccCGACCCCCGACGACGCCCTGGGCTTCAAGTGGGAGGCGGCGACCGAGGACGACCTCCGCTAcctcgccctcacgccctcgcccgccATGGAGGCTGACCAGCGACAGGAG GTGCGGGATTTCCACGCTTCTCTGCCGACGAAAATGAACCAAATCCTCCATCCCGACCGCGTCATCTCAGGGAAGAAATCCTCACATTCTTCCCAGGATGAGCTGTAG